AACATCGTAGGTTCCTATTCCAATCCTATAACAATTTAATgaggaaatttgaagaaatatctAAGTTCTCAGCAATTTTACTCTGGAGTACTTAGCAggtttttgtacattttcgtgtttttgatgcgtaaatattcagaaatttactGAACACTTACAAATCATGTTTCCCAATTGTTTAGTAAATCCTCATCAAATGCTattaattctttaaattttatcatttcaaTCTGAATAAATATAATCACATGAATTCTCGGTGTTTGAGAAATTCCAAACATGCATATCCTGTTTTCCACCCATTTGACTCACTGTGTTTTTCGTACCAAAATTCCGCCCATTATACACTTATCAAAACAACTCTGATACGAGAAATACCGGAAGATTCGATTATTTGAAACCGTATAAAAACAACTAGTTGGATGAAATTATTCAGTCTGCTCTTAACTCCAATTGTAAAGCATGtcctctaaaatttttattgctgTCCTCTGCCTTGCAATCGTTTTCTACATGGTCACAGCTGTTCCTGTAGAGTTGGTCGAAGCTTCGGCTTCATCTACCGCATCATCGGTCACTAAGAGTTCAAACTCATCTGATCCTACACCTGCTAGATCTACAGGTAAATGATTTTAAGaagttcattttcaaaaaaaaacgatttactGTTACAGAAACTACAACAAAGTCTGGAAATGGAGTTAGCATGATTTTCACTCTTATCCCAATTGCTATTTCCTTGCTCAAGTAATTATCAAACTTatgatcaatttttgttttaataaataatttctaaatattcaagttttacAATATACAGCCGTAAAACCAAAACCGGGAATAAACACAAttgacacacacacaaaaaaagttccgggtcaaaaagaGTAACTTTTTTCGCTGTTCATCGAATGTTCTGAAATTCACGCAATTTATGTTATcgaccatgatctttcatttcacggcaatttcaaaaactttgaatattcCCATGTACCCAAACACGAAGCCCAGACGCTGCGACATTGAGAAGTtgacaaaacatttgattttagctgaaattgtgctattttttcaaaactttaaacctccataacttttttttgagaaattttcaaaacgtctcattTTTTAGGGTCATTTTGGGActaaaaagcaaagtctcagatGTCGGTAATCTactttcaaagatttttggacaatcgacaaaaaataattttcaacagatttttaccaaaacttcTCACACTGTATTCTTAACTAAGCAAAATTCGCACAAACTTCAAATGAAAACCTAAAAGAAGCGAGATAGGACAGAATCCCCAAAAGGTGACTCCGAGTTAGGGTACTTGAGGTGCTCaaacgtttttgaaactatttaaaaaaacggtaCTTATTTACCCCCACAGTTTTCGTGAATGTTGTGAAATAAGAACTCgaatatttataaattatttattgaaacaaaattgatcaaaattatgataattaCTTGAGTAACCAAATAGCAACTGGGATAAGAGTGAAGATCATGCTAACTCCATTTCCAGACTTTGTTGTAGTTTCTGTAATAGTAAATTTGACTTTTAAacattcttttcaaaaatcacttaCCTGTAGATCCAGCAGGTGTAGGATCAGAAGAGTTTGAATTCTTAGTGACCGATGATGTAGTAGATGAAGCCGAAGCTTCTACCAACTCTACAGGAACAGCTGTGACCATGTAGAAAACGATTGCAAGGCAGAGGACAGCAATAAAAGTTTTGGAGGGCATTATTTACAACTGGAGTGGAGAGCAGACTGAATAATTTCATATAATAAGCTTTTTTATATGGGTTCAAATAATCGAACCTTCCGGTATTGCTCTTATCAGAGTTGTTTTGATAAGTGTATAATGGGCGGAATTTTGGTAAGAGAAACACAGTGAGTCAACTGGGTGGAAAACAGgatatgaatttttggaatttcttaaTCAAATGTTCATTTAGAttgaaatgataaaatttaaagaattaatAGCATTTGATGTGGATTTTCTGAACAATTGGGCAACATGATAGTGTTCAGTAAATTTCTGGATATTTCGGTATTGAAAACACGAAAATGTACAACAACCTGCTACACACTTTATGTAGAATAAAGTTGCtgagaagtttcaaatttccacattAAATTGTTATAACatgaaaatacataaaaaccGTAGAATATGTGGATGtattggaattttatttttattttattggaaCTAGTTTTgctgtattttaaaaactattttcagtctCGGCATAGCGTCTTTTCCAAGCTTTGCccaatttttgccaacttctgacaatgtaaatgttttttgtgcaAGAAGCTTGGGTCAAATGCCAAAATATTCTTGGTCCATTTTGTTAATAGGTTAAGTTGCAATTATTTTCTGGTTAGATGttttataaaatgtatttttcagatttaatttACTAAGATTATCCCAGTGTTGAAATGTTTAACTGTTGCAAGACAACCAGAATATGTTATCAGCTGTACTGGAACTGTCGTCGCACGGAAATTCTCTTAGGAAGGGTCTatcaatattttatcagtccgataatgtttttgtttgacatcattttgttgttttattaCGTGCAGAATATTATTAGGAATGCTACAACAAGCAATACATGTATTTTAATTCCGATTCTGCTTATCAACTCTGCTTAACAGAATGTATTTCGAAAGATGCAAATACACATTTATTGAAAGATATGTGTATaaaagaatatttaaaaaatttaaatcaaccagtacataaaaaattagatgagTAGAGTAGCAGCAATTGGTACCATCGAGAAAAACACACTGACTCCATAGGCTGATGCTGTAGTCGTAGCTGGAAATTGAATGatgaatttaattaaattgaaCTATGCTTGCTAAAAGAGTTTTATGAAGGACGAAAAAGTGGTGTTCGCTCACCAATAGTTGATGTTACTGCTGACACTGGCGTAGTGTCAGAAGAACTGTTTTGCGCGGGAATCACTGTTGTTGCATTTGTTTGTGGAAAAGCAGTTACCGAAGTCGATGATCCTGTAATTTATAGTTCTATCATATTGTTACTGATTATAATTGCTCTAACTCACCAACGGTTGCATTCAATGTTGGAGTAGTTAAAGAAGCAGGATCTACTGGAGATCCTGTGGAAGGAGCCGCAGTAGGAACGGTGATGACTGTGCTAGGGCTAGGTGTTTCGTCTGCCGCAATAACCGCATAAATactaataaaaattgtgaaaattgtgGCAAACAATTTGAAGCTCATTTTGAGAAGTTGACTTGGAGAAGTGAACTATCAAATTGAAATCAGCAAGACTTAAGTACCAAAAAGCAATCGGATGTGTTTCTTATCTCtgtcattttgaaatgaaggCGGTGACTTTTGAGTCACTTGCAACACTTGCAGAAAATAAGGAAACTCAATATCAAATTCTTGAAGCAGGAATATTTTGTAATGGAGTAATAGAAGAAGGCGCAACTGTTCCTTTTATGAATAAGTTCTTGATGGATTGAcggatctgaaaaatgaattgaaaataataaaaaagaaggAGTGTTCGAGAATATGACGATAATGATGAGACCACCCCAAGAATGAGGGTGTGAAGCTCTAGTAGACCGTGAGAAAGGCTTCGTTATTTTAAAGAATATAGACGTAAGGTGTTcttatttataaaaacatgATTTATTGGAAATATGCTTTTGACCACTTTTTAGACAGAAAAGGTTGGCGGCTGTCGGCTAtggttttgaattgaaataaCGAGTTTATTGAAGTTTTATATTCAAGCCTTCTTCATCTGTATCACTTTCAATTGACATTTTGCATTCCCTTTTCAGTCTTGCACCATACATCCACAATTTGGAAACTCTTTTGTTaatgaaatttacaatttatgCTCTCCTTTACAACTTTGAAATGAAACccaaaaaactaatattttgttagttaggaatattttcaaattgccaaaaacgaTGTTAGCTTTTaagactaaaaaattaatgcagTATGCTTgtggaattttgagaatgtGCCGACAGTGTCATCCTCTATTTCGTAATACTCTCTGAAAAGTATTTACGATGCTATTAGGGCGAAACCACTTTAATGTGACCATTTTTGTTGTGCGAACTTATAATACCGCTATCAGTTCTGTTGTTAACACCTTGCATACTTCCTCAGGGCGAGGCGGACGTTTTCATATTTGATTACTCACCcgtttgctgaaaataatcaaaacatAGGGAGTTGACAAAGAGAGCAAGTCGTTTGCAAATGGGCTTAATAGTTGGGCAATTCGGCTGCTCAATAATAGTTTCGATGGGTCAATGTCCGCTGATATTTTGTTTAGCATCTGAAGTTTTCGTTTTGAGTTTAAGAAAGTGATAATATTTCAATGACTGTAAACCTATTCTAAAGTGTAACATGAAAATACTCCGTAaattgatcttcaaaaaactttgttaAGTTTGGCTTTTATCATCACTTACAGCAATAGAAAATACTCCGCAGTTGATCACAAATGTTACAAAGGATACCAGAAAAAGACGATAATCGCTTTGTTGACGAGCCGCTTTGctatattttgatattttgaaccaGCAAATTATATTGGCAATTATGCTGAGAAGCACCGTAACTACCATCCAAACAAGTATGAATGAATATAAAAACGGAAGATCTGCTTGAGTTCTTGCCACATATGTGTCTGATAATGGATTGTATTCTAAGTAAGCTTGATGAACAAGTAATGGATATGTAAACAAAATGGgtgtaataaaaattaaagctaTCAGAATATATGTCCCATAGTGCCATATCTAAACAAATTTAACTTTCCAGAAATTGAAGACCCAAATGTTCTAATGACTCACTTGAAAATATCTCTTTGgcataaaaattaaagtgaAACGATTAATAGACGtcagaaataaatttgaataactCATAAATCCCAAGTGATATTGAcagaatataaaaaatttgaatgggAACATTGAACCAGAATCTTTTGATAAAGAATCAAACCAGCCCGAGAGATAACAGTCCTTGCATGTGCTTGCAGGCAGTCTTGATGTGATATAAAAGTTCCAATACATCCACATATTCTACAAAGTACGTAATTCTAATTCTTCTAGCAGGACGGAGACAATTTCTATAATGCACCTTCGAGGCGACCTACATTTGTTTCATGCCTGCATATAATACCTTGGAATTTTAagtaaattctaaaaaattaaaataaaactagatctacaattttcatttctttcagtactcaaaatattttcagactggtttttaatgttttaagaaaacatttttcatttcaatcacgtttttaaattattacgAAATTTCCTGTCACGGCTagactgtgaaaaaaaaatcaacaataatTATTATCTTGTTAATCAAATTAGcgcttgaaaattgaaaatttggcattttcagTCAACGTTCTTTTGTAGAGCGAACACTCAAACATTTTATAACTGAGTTGAAACTAATATAACTAGTTTTCAAGTAAATCGAATTACTTAGAACTTGGAAAAGTGTAACTATGACTAACACAGTAAGAACAAATGCGCAGAGgtaatataaaataaaaaaaaccacactTACGAAGAAAAACTGGCAAATATAAAGCTTCAGGAAGTAGTTATCGAAatgtttccagttttttgttagaaatacAACAGTCAAAGAATAGATAATAGTTGAAATAGTTCCATATATAAATTGAGTGATGAGAAGGCTTGACAGCATCTGAAAATCATCATCCAATTCGAAGTACATTTTGACACGGAGAGAATCACAATTTGGTTGAAGAGGAGATGTGGAAGTGGAACAGAAACGAATATTctagagaaagagagaaggaGATAACTAAATTTGTGTGCAATTATTGTCTACCTGCTAAATTAGTTATTCATTATTCATAAATAGAGCAAACAACAGAGAACGAAAATCATTCAGATCAACGCCTACAAACAACATCTGTtgtgttttcgaaaaacggaTCTGTGAAATCATCATAATAACTAAAGCCCAACTTTCAATGGAAACTTGAAAAGAAATGGAATGGGTACTTGCAATTTCAGGTATTAAAAAACTAGGgaagcaaattttaaaaaaacttaacaCTAACGCTAGtagtttttgtttccaaaattacAAAGTGGGAGGATTGGTGAATACGTAtagaaacatttaatttcatGATATTGTTTTGACGTAAAATGTTAGACTTGTACTTACGTGAGCCGTGCACATAAATACTACCCGACTACAATGTAACCTGACTAGGTTGAATTGGAATAACGGTAATTTTTATGGTAGAGCATACAAATAGCAAGTAaaagtttcgaattttaagGCTAAGGAGATTGAAAAGTAGGGCGCAAATGTTATCAGCAATAAATAGTTAACCTGGAAATCAAATTTACTTTGAACCGTGTTTTAGTTTAAAAGCGACAACTTTACAGAAAATCCCATTAAAGGTAGCCGACAAGAACTGGATacatgaaagaaaaataaagtagTTCTGGTAAATTCCGTGATTTCAAGAATAAATTAACAaccaaaataacaaaaaagtgcGAAAACAGCATTTCAGTTTGCAGGTTAGCCCACGTCCTTATGACGACTACCAGACTAATTGCTGAGCTTGCAGAGGAAATATTGATGATGATTAAACTAAGTACAAATCTATTTAgagttggtttttttaaattgacacATCACCGGAGGAAAtatttcagtgcatttttaacaaaaaacgattttacAGTGAATTCGTTGAACATAACacatacaaaaatgttttttttgtaatcagAAATGTTCTataaaattgttggaattttaGCAGAATTGAGTTTGGTGCATCAACAAAAGCAGTAAATTAACACAACTTGACCTCTTCTGATAGAAAACTGTAGAATTGTATTGGCATACTATCATGTTTTCCAACTTAGTTGATATGcacaaattgaataaaaattattcttatTTCTCAATATTCATCTAGACAGCCATTAATAGCACGAATTTCTCGTTATCATCTGTCTAGcttcaaataaaaagtaaggaaaaatagctcaaaatATGGCCCAGCTCGAATTGACATGTGAATTTCAGATTCCCATTTGAAATGCTTGAAAGGTGAggaaagttaaaataattgaGATATCATTATGAAGTGTGACAGTAGTTTTTTAACTGTAtgacaattttgaacaattgtcTCAAAATAATAAGTTGTCTAAAGTTGGAGCcgaaatttattttgcaaaaatagtcCTCGGCGTCTTACTATACTCGTCTTAATGtataatttaaactttaatttccaattttttagtaaacaAGTGGATCCTCGGTTTTCGCTTCATGTTGTCCAACCGACAATCTGACACACAAGATCAGTTGTTTATGTGTGCATGAGAGTTCTCGGCTAATTGCGTGATTCGCGTTCAGTAGTTTAGTAATACACACGCGAATGGTTCATCGTCTTTTTGTGGGGTCGCCTCCTTCTTGGTCAAAACTACTGGTTGCTCTCATCTCATTGTGTATGAACGGGCAAaatgaagagacgcagagagaagGCAATGCCAATATGCATAGAAGATGAGTAAGTGAGAAACAGAGACGGGGGATGGGCGGGAATGGATAGGGATGGCACGACCCACTGCCGGATTCATGGATTCGCGCATTTTCGACGTTTTGCTTCGAGAGCGAAGTGTGGGAGGATAAGATGATTGTGGTCTCTGACTATTACGGTAGTAAACAGTTGTTTTCATGAACTTCTAAGAccatttttgtccaaaaaattatctgtagttttcaattaaattagTTGAAATCCCATTCTTCACTCACcaacgttttttaaaagtaataactatttttgtaaaattttttgagtacaGTCTTCTATGCATTCCACCCGACGTATCCACGTGACGGAGGCGCCTCTTGACCGTCTCATAGTAAGCCTCTGCACTCCTTGCATTTGCCGTGCTAGTCTTTACGGTGTTAACACTATAATTTATTATCTACTGCTGCACTTTTTTACAATCCATCTTTTTGGGAGTCATTTTCGTGTGAGATTTGTAGATACAAGAAAGAGGAGTGACCTTCTTAAAATTGGACATGGCTGAAAAAGTGTAGGAAACCTTTTCCTATGacagaaaaatttagaatttcattAATTCCAAATCTGGCAgctttatttttgttttgactCTTCTGTTTGGGTTTTCATTAAAACCAAACTCGCCCAAAAGATCAGCTCCGCATTGCAACATTCGAGAATAATTGACCACACATGCTATTCGACCAaagattttgttgttttccgtttttcttggGAGCATTTTCTAATTCTATTAGTTTCTTTTCAGATACATCAAATTGTCCATCTAATGGAAGTTTACTAGATTAACTAAATCAAATGGTActgattttattttagaatcgggatttcaattttaaagtttttcagatGCACTTGTTTCTTTTATTCATACCACATGTTATAGCCGTTAAGGATCTTGCTTGGTATTCTGCAAATCCGGTGCTGAGCTCATCACATCCAGTAGGCCCAGCTGCTATACAAGCAGCGACAGCCATCGACTTCTGTCAGGTTTGTTGTGTTTTTGAATTCtctttcaaattctttttctGATACTTTTTTGTGCCACTTGTCATCGCTCAATCGCGGGTTATTTTCCCTCGGGAGAAGTTACATAACTCAACTTGCAAGCtgaactttaaaacttttttttttctgtttttgccTAACTAGCGCCGCTGAAGTCACAGGGTTAgtagaaaattgaaacgaaTAAATTATGTAAttcaatcaaaactttttcaatggtGCCTTTTTTCAGCTACCAGTCGACACTGGAAAGTGTTCTCAACAACTTGTGCGCTATTATTATGACGCGGCAGTCGATGAATGCAAGCGATTCACTTTTTCGTAAGCATTGCCATTTTCTCCACGAGACTGAACCTATAAATCACACGGTTTCCAGAGGTTGTGgaggtaattcaaataggttTATGAGAAGGGCGCATTGTCGGAACAGATGTGTGAAGCAGCCCAATAAACCTGAGGTTCAAGAACTGAAACATAGAAGGACAGTGACTTCGACGACATCGACACCATTTCAAACAGTTAACGAGGAAAGTACAGTTGAACCGTCAGCAACAAAACGATTGCCTGTGACGTTAcctgtgaaaaaattggaacttgTTCAGGTACGGATTTTCAACAAGACTGAAGTAAGATAACTCTGTTCCTgacctatttttcaaatgcttgcacatttttttacagtcaAGTTTTCAGTCGGGTCATGGAAATGGTTTGTGCCAAGATTGCGATCCACTCTATGGAACTTGCTTAGACGGAAAATGTGGATGTATGAAAGGCTTCCGATCTCTTGGAAAAGTCTGTATTGGTGAGTGACATTAGAAatgcaacattttcaaacaacgGAATGCACTTTGCCAAGACAACATAGTTTTGATATCTCATTTGGTATGAATTAACACTGAAACACGGAAGTTGTacttttaaactcaaaatttgaaagtttcaagaaactattctattcaaactttttagatCTCAATGAATGTGATAATGGAGCGGTTTGTGGTCCGAATGCCCGATGCGTGAACGAAATTGGGTCATTTCAATGTGTTTGTGACGCTGGGTTTAGTACCGATGGGGATTGTAAAATCGGGCAAGAGGCATGTATGGATGAATTTGATGTGAATTTAACTGAAGAAGATTGCAACAATGGGAAACAGGAAATCAAGtgagaacattaaaaaaatttatttgaaaaggtATAAAAGGAAGtatcaattgtttttatttcttcaaaaactcaatgtGACCCCAAAGGATTTTTAGATcctttaaaaacatttgaaaatttcttaaagaagacaatgagaaaaaatctgtgaaaaaatgtgcaaaagcTTCGCCGTTTGCTGAATATCTTCCAGCTCTAAAACGTCGGAAAATCAGAATGAGcagagttttgaaaaccataCAAAGTAAAACCTTTGAAATGagttttaaatgattttttagatATTACTATGATGCTGATAGTGTTCaatgcaaacaatttttctatgGTGGATGCAAGACAacttcgagaaatttttttgcggatTTACAggttacaattttcagtttaaatcctacaacttacttttcaaaatttaagactTGTGATGTTATTTGTGTGTCCAATCAAAGAGACTATTTAAAGTCAAAAGGTCAATCTCTCTCGCACCATCCAGTTCTCGAAATTTCATCTGATCTCAATAATGGAAACGATTTGAAAAGTGAGAACATGActcttcaaagttttgaaatatgtttaTACTTTTTAGGTAATCATtacaaaattgatttattcTCGTCACCTTCGTCACCAGTGACACCAAACCGCCCGTTATCAGCTGATGACTGGCCGCTGAAACCGATTACATTGAAGCCAGCACTGAATCTTGACTTTTCACAAGGAAAGACAAAATCAACAGCTGAAAAACACAAAGAAGCAGATGATGCGGAAATCTTGGTACATCAGTTGACACCAGAACATAGTAAGGGTATGTGAACAAACAACAAGTAATGTTAAGTATTTCAGATTCTTGTGACCTCAAATTTGAGCCCGTCCTTCGAGAAGAGTGCATTTCAGCCGATTGGGCAGAAAAGTTTTTCTGGAACTCAGAGTTTAAGGATTGTGAGCCATTCTGGTATGACTCTTCATGCGATCCACGTGACCGAGCTGGGAAgaactttttcgaaacttttgaagattgcaaaaataaatgtgaTGGCGTCCAATCTCAATATGTGGTACCAATTACAACTGTTCCCGATGAACAAAGCAAAATTGAGGAAGTTGAAACATCAGAAACACCTGGAATTGTTGATGAGACTACAACTACAGCAGCCCCGGAAGAGGAAAGCGAGGAGAAcggatttttcttcaaagtaAAACCACAAAACTAT
This is a stretch of genomic DNA from Caenorhabditis elegans chromosome V. It encodes these proteins:
- the Y57E12B.1 gene encoding MS Related Protein (Confirmed by transcript evidence), giving the protein MSSKIFIAVLCLAIVFYMVTAVPVELVEASASSTASSVTKSSNSSDPTPARSTETTTKSGNGVSMIFTLIPIAISLLK
- the Y57E12B.11 gene encoding MS Related Protein (Confirmed by transcript evidence) yields the protein MPSKTFIAVLCLAIVFYMVTAVPVELVEASASSTTSSVTKNSNSSDPTPAGSTETTTKSGNGVSMIFTLIPVAIWLLK
- the T07H8.11 gene encoding MS Related Protein (Confirmed by transcript evidence); amino-acid sequence: MSFKLFATIFTIFISIYAVIAADETPSPSTVITVPTAAPSTGSPVDPASLTTPTLNATVGSSTSVTAFPQTNATTVIPAQNSSSDTTPVSAVTSTIATTTASAYGVSVFFSMVPIAATLLI
- the srg-31 gene encoding Serpentine receptor class gamma-31 (Partially confirmed by transcript evidence); this translates as MLSSLLITQFIYGTISTIIYSLTVVFLTKNWKHFDNYFLKLYICQFFFNMWMYWNFYITSRLPASTCKDCYLSGWFDSLSKDSGSMFPFKFFIFCQYHLGFMSYSNLFLTSINRFTLIFMPKRYFQIWHYGTYILIALIFITPILFTYPLLVHQAYLEYNPLSDTYVARTQADLPFLYSFILVWMVVTVLLSIIANIICWFKISKYSKAARQQSDYRLFLVSFVTFVINCGVFSIAMLNKISADIDPSKLLLSSRIAQLLSPFANDLLSLSTPYVLIIFSKRIRQSIKNLFIKGTVAPSSITPLQNIPASRI
- the mec-1 gene encoding BPTI/Kunitz inhibitor domain-containing protein (Confirmed by transcript evidence), encoding MHLFLLFIPHVIAVKDLAWYSANPVLSSSHPVGPAAIQAATAIDFCQLPVDTGKCSQQLVRYYYDAAVDECKRFTFSGCGGNSNRFMRRAHCRNRCVKQPNKPEVQELKHRRTVTSTTSTPFQTVNEESTVEPSATKRLPVTLPVKKLELVQVRIFNKTESGHGNGLCQDCDPLYGTCLDGKCGCMKGFRSLGKVCIDLNECDNGAVCGPNARCVNEIGSFQCVCDAGFSTDGDCKIGQEACMDEFDVNLTEEDCNNGKQEIKYYYDADSVQCKQFFYGGCKTTSRNFFADLQTCDVICVSNQRDYLKSKGQSLSHHPVLEISSDLNNGNDLKSNHYKIDLFSSPSSPVTPNRPLSADDWPLKPITLKPALNLDFSQGKTKSTAEKHKEADDAEILVHQLTPEHNSCDLKFEPVLREECISADWAEKFFWNSEFKDCEPFWYDSSCDPRDRAGKNFFETFEDCKNKCDGVQSQYVVPITTVPDEQSKIEEVETSETPGIVDETTTTAAPEEESEENGFFFKVKPQNYLEDVLSSETEETQHYGFNPNEFLKQNSQNQKPTEITEILRILPAQTEHDEASELKKEDKIEHDILEHLKNKEPTEKVLSTPSTCDLEYDDALRNECTSADWTELYYWNAQFKECEAFWYDSSCGDQDFSKKNLFKNFDDCNNQCVKKIGEALKKMDPETTTTTSTTTTTTTAPTTTKMEEPKRSNYKQSDPLNLILNKALNPDESSELPEKFPPAHEQGFVNFAIKSEVTATTKFDRLKYMAEFRKKLLALPDNFSTTPKQSSPTSSPTTTRMRSPSTHKSTVSQATKTASSTPQSPSTTTSFDDFVEKEKKTVLETIKILDRPEDLCDEPLHPKLEEDCKNDQWEIQWFFNSDRGACKSFWYGGCEIESRNFFPDHAVRFFGKILRNVSIIAELSTFLCSQVCYTCKFLIESLHSARRVEHSCSSP
- the mec-1 gene encoding BPTI/Kunitz inhibitor domain-containing protein (Confirmed by transcript evidence), whose product is MHLFLLFIPHVIAVKDLAWYSANPVLSSSHPVGPAAIQAATAIDFCQLPVDTGKCSQQLVRYYYDAAVDECKRFTFSGCGGNSNRFMRRAHCRNRCVKQPNKPEVQELKHRRTVTSTTSTPFQTVNEESTVEPSATKRLPVTLPVKKLELVQSGHGNGLCQDCDPLYGTCLDGKCGCMKGFRSLGKVCIDLNECDNGAVCGPNARCVNEIGSFQCVCDAGFSTDGDCKIGQEACMDEFDVNLTEEDCNNGKQEIK